In one window of Eleutherodactylus coqui strain aEleCoq1 chromosome 10, aEleCoq1.hap1, whole genome shotgun sequence DNA:
- the CLDN2 gene encoding claudin-2, which produces MTSLGVQMMGYFLSVLGLIGTIIATLLPEWKVSSYVGASIVTAVGFSKGLWMECAIFSTGITQCDIYNSMLGLPQETQAAQALMITSCVISSLATLFTVFGMKCTIFNQDNPGKDKLAVTGGVAFILGGVICLVPICWNLHSILQDFYNPLLPDAQRYELGSALYLGIVSSILSVLGGSILCASCPPSEPDQNFYSKFQGRALIPDKGQKAASMAQTSKREASGYSLTGYV; this is translated from the coding sequence ATGACTTCACTTGGGGTGCAGATGATGGGCTACTTCTTGTCAGTCTTGGGTCTGATTGGCACAATCATTGCGACACTACTACCCGAATGGAAGGTTAGTTCGTATGTCGGTGCCAGTATTGTGACTGCTGTTGGCTTTAGTAAAGGGCTGTGGATGGAATGTGCTATTTTCAGTACAGGTATCACCCAATGTGATATATATAATTCTATGCTGGGACTTCCACAAGAAACCCAGGCTGCCCAGGCCCTCATGATCACATCTTGTGTAATATCTTCACTTGCAACCCTTTTCACTGTTTTTGGCATGAAATGCACTATTTTTAACCAAGACAATCCTGGCAAAGATAAGTTGGCTGTTACCGGTGGAGTTGCCTTTATTCTGGGTGGCGTTATTTGTCTGGTCCCCATATGTTGGAACTTGCATTCTATCCTTCAAGACTTTTACAACCCACTGCTTCCTGATGCCCAGAGGTATGAGCTTGGATCTGCCCTCTATCTTGGCATTGTGTCTTCAATACTATCCGTACTGGGTGGCTCAATTCTCTGTGCCTCTTGTCCACCCAGTGAACCTGACCAAAACTTTTACAGCAAATTTCAGGGCAGAGCTCTGATTCCAGATAAAGGACAAAAAGCTGCCAGCATGGCACAGACGTCTAAGAGAGAGGCAAGTGGCTATAGTCTTACAGGTTACGTATAA